Proteins encoded in a region of the Prochlorothrix hollandica PCC 9006 = CALU 1027 genome:
- the pdxH gene encoding pyridoxamine 5'-phosphate oxidase, whose translation MDTSDFRRDYTQAGLRRSNLRPDPFEQFELWFQQACAADLLEPNAMVLATVDAQGRPWQRTVLLKFFDRQGLVFFTNYESRKAQHISQNSQVSLLFPWLPLERQVQIQGIATPVPTAESLGYFLSRPRGSQLGAWCSQQSTVISSRQLLELQFAKIQEKFQQGDIPLPPFWGGYRISPQSFEFWQGRSNRLHDRFLYQQQESKDWEIHRLSP comes from the coding sequence ATGGATACCAGCGACTTCCGTAGAGACTATACCCAAGCTGGATTACGGCGATCGAACCTGCGGCCTGATCCCTTTGAACAATTTGAACTATGGTTTCAGCAAGCCTGTGCCGCCGATCTGTTAGAACCCAATGCCATGGTGCTAGCCACCGTGGATGCCCAGGGACGGCCCTGGCAGCGCACCGTGTTATTAAAGTTTTTCGATCGCCAAGGCTTAGTATTTTTTACCAATTATGAAAGCCGCAAAGCCCAGCACATCAGCCAAAATTCCCAGGTTTCCCTCCTCTTTCCCTGGCTCCCCCTAGAGCGGCAAGTCCAGATCCAGGGCATCGCCACCCCGGTGCCCACGGCAGAATCCCTGGGCTATTTCCTCTCCCGTCCCCGGGGCAGCCAGTTGGGGGCGTGGTGTTCCCAACAAAGCACGGTGATCTCCTCCCGGCAGCTCCTGGAACTCCAATTTGCCAAAATCCAGGAAAAGTTCCAACAGGGGGACATTCCCTTGCCGCCCTTTTGGGGAGGGTACCGCATCAGCCCCCAGAGCTTTGAATTTTGGCAGGGCCGCAGCAACCGGCTCCACGATCGCTTCCTCTACCAGCAACAAGAGTCTAAAGACTGGGAAATTCACCGTCTTTCGCCCTAG
- a CDS encoding DMT family transporter, with the protein MKAPEPGFHSPPTPPQPQADSQLQMVSGTLLQLQTELVTQFQADIRALQAEKAGLQADVQRLRQTQGTILNQQQVAQQQQWAKQFAQILAQHLQQQLLNLAQSAPPPLHPGDPWDATSLQQRAEAINQLLMSLDATLSGTLGALQQEISSCQHALKGQLAEMHGLERQGEAILETLVQRLSQTLAHYPAAPEGVAQPWGSGAGRDPQGDRPGDRPGDRHVNHPPLARPGDRSASRPPTRPSPPSLDPGGDGRSDRPGPPAPPEDYVLDLESLPKGRSRSPQAPAAGTSDVTPLQRSGEGTPRWTPLGIALALGSVVGLALQYVFVQRLFQTDPVGTGLGSAGEPLAASWGNTWLAVWLRMVMVLPLVVGLGQTFYPNLWQDLQVLRQGGGRTLNPSENRRLIANLVISGGLLFLSQWFLYRSVGLTSAGSGVTLFFLYPALLSLVSWGLLGERPSAFRLYCILALGVGGVATLGVAQDLAGVSLGNLVLALASGGLFALYLLLTNVSSRRLHYSVVTVVQFGVVFLLSTPAMFVVPQLSPPQVQNLVQSGLWLGGAAALSYGLNTFSVRAMGALSTALITALAPFLTVLLGSLLLGDSIPWSLGFGTLAVTLGSTFMNLEHFKR; encoded by the coding sequence ATGAAAGCACCTGAACCGGGATTTCATTCACCCCCCACGCCCCCGCAGCCCCAGGCAGATTCTCAACTCCAGATGGTGAGTGGGACTCTGTTACAGTTGCAGACGGAGTTGGTGACCCAGTTCCAGGCGGATATCCGGGCTTTGCAAGCGGAAAAAGCCGGTTTGCAAGCGGATGTACAGCGCCTACGCCAAACCCAGGGAACGATCTTAAACCAGCAACAGGTGGCCCAACAGCAGCAGTGGGCCAAGCAATTTGCCCAAATTTTGGCCCAACACCTCCAGCAGCAACTGCTGAATCTAGCCCAATCGGCACCGCCTCCCCTCCATCCCGGCGATCCCTGGGATGCCACCAGCCTCCAGCAGCGGGCGGAAGCCATTAATCAATTATTGATGTCTTTGGATGCCACCCTCAGCGGCACCCTGGGGGCACTGCAACAGGAAATTAGCAGTTGTCAACATGCCCTGAAGGGGCAACTGGCGGAAATGCATGGGTTGGAGCGCCAGGGGGAGGCCATTCTGGAAACCCTGGTGCAGCGCTTGAGCCAAACCTTGGCCCACTACCCAGCGGCACCGGAGGGGGTAGCGCAGCCCTGGGGATCTGGGGCGGGCCGAGATCCGCAAGGGGATCGCCCAGGGGATCGCCCAGGGGATCGCCACGTTAATCACCCCCCGCTGGCTCGTCCTGGGGATCGCTCTGCCTCCCGTCCCCCCACTCGCCCCAGTCCCCCCTCCTTGGATCCGGGCGGAGATGGGCGGAGCGATCGCCCTGGTCCCCCTGCCCCCCCGGAAGACTATGTGCTGGATCTAGAGTCCCTGCCCAAGGGCCGATCGCGGTCCCCCCAAGCCCCTGCCGCTGGGACCTCCGATGTCACGCCCCTCCAGCGTTCTGGGGAGGGAACGCCCCGCTGGACTCCCCTGGGCATTGCCCTGGCCTTGGGATCCGTGGTGGGCCTCGCCCTGCAATATGTCTTTGTGCAGAGGCTGTTCCAGACGGATCCCGTGGGCACGGGTTTGGGGAGCGCGGGGGAACCCCTGGCCGCCTCCTGGGGCAATACCTGGCTAGCGGTGTGGCTGCGCATGGTGATGGTTTTGCCCCTGGTCGTTGGCTTGGGTCAGACTTTTTATCCCAACCTCTGGCAAGATCTCCAAGTCCTGCGCCAAGGGGGCGGGCGCACCCTCAACCCGTCGGAAAACCGCCGCCTGATCGCCAATTTGGTCATCAGTGGCGGGCTATTGTTTCTGTCCCAGTGGTTTTTGTATCGATCGGTGGGTCTCACCTCGGCGGGGTCCGGGGTCACCCTCTTTTTCCTCTATCCGGCTCTATTGTCCCTGGTGTCTTGGGGACTGCTGGGGGAGCGCCCTAGCGCCTTTCGCCTCTATTGCATCTTGGCCCTAGGGGTGGGGGGGGTGGCCACCCTGGGGGTGGCCCAGGATCTGGCGGGGGTATCCCTGGGGAATCTGGTGCTGGCCCTGGCCAGTGGGGGACTGTTTGCCCTCTATCTCCTGCTCACCAACGTATCCAGCCGCCGTCTCCATTATTCCGTGGTGACCGTGGTGCAATTTGGGGTGGTGTTTCTGCTGTCTACGCCGGCTATGTTTGTGGTACCCCAACTGTCGCCCCCCCAGGTGCAAAATCTGGTGCAATCCGGTCTATGGTTGGGGGGAGCAGCGGCCTTGAGTTACGGCTTAAATACCTTCAGTGTGCGGGCCATGGGTGCCCTATCGACGGCGTTAATAACGGCCCTGGCTCCCTTTTTGACGGTGTTGCTGGGTTCCCTGCTGTTGGGGGACAGTATTCCCTGGAGTTTGGGGTTTGGCACCTTGGCGGTGACCCTGGGGAGTACCTTCATGAATTTGGAACATTTCAAGCGCTAG
- a CDS encoding class I SAM-dependent methyltransferase → MSGSISILRSLLAAIAPGCPMLPEKSGIPGSGIPGCCAPTACVPAGAEHGPSPAPDSAILQRKTEFFDGWAPHYDCLLTTVFYQAIHQRLIQCLAAPPQSPVLDLGCGTGRLLLRLGREFPALTGVGLDLSSAMVAQAQALHRGDDRVQFCTGEATAIPFAEGHFGAVFNTFSFLHYAEPEAVLGEVSRVLRSGGYFYLVDPMVGSLGFVPFSPNGIRFYDRAQRQSLGAAAGLQCLGHVPLLSNAWLTIFTKG, encoded by the coding sequence ATGTCAGGGTCTATATCTATTTTGCGATCGCTGCTGGCTGCGATCGCTCCAGGCTGTCCAATGCTCCCGGAAAAGTCAGGCATTCCCGGATCAGGCATTCCCGGCTGTTGCGCCCCAACTGCCTGTGTCCCAGCCGGGGCGGAGCATGGCCCGAGTCCAGCCCCAGACTCGGCTATTTTGCAGCGCAAAACCGAGTTTTTTGATGGCTGGGCACCCCATTATGACTGTCTGTTGACCACGGTGTTTTATCAGGCCATTCACCAGCGCTTGATCCAGTGTTTGGCGGCTCCCCCCCAGTCCCCGGTGTTGGATTTGGGCTGTGGCACGGGTCGGCTGTTGCTGCGCCTGGGTCGAGAGTTCCCGGCACTGACGGGGGTAGGGCTGGATTTGTCCTCCGCCATGGTGGCCCAGGCCCAAGCCTTGCATCGGGGGGACGATCGCGTTCAATTTTGCACGGGGGAAGCCACCGCGATCCCTTTTGCTGAGGGTCATTTTGGGGCGGTGTTTAATACCTTCAGCTTTTTGCACTATGCCGAACCCGAGGCGGTGTTGGGGGAAGTCAGCCGGGTGTTGCGATCGGGGGGCTATTTTTACCTGGTGGATCCCATGGTGGGGAGCCTGGGGTTTGTGCCCTTTTCCCCCAATGGCATTCGGTTTTACGATCGCGCCCAACGCCAAAGCCTCGGAGCAGCAGCAGGGTTGCAATGCCTGGGCCATGTTCCCCTGTTGAGCAATGCATGGCTGACCATCTTTACCAAAGGGTGA
- a CDS encoding Crp/Fnr family transcriptional regulator, with amino-acid sequence MVSRYNSRDLQAKQDLIRSSSFFEGINTGTVERVTAHVVLRNHEANQVILLENDWGNSVYFILEGWVKIRTHNLDGKEITLNILGQGELFGEMAPLDEVPRSTDVMTLVPTIIGNMPSQDFVDLIHSEPLAGIRLAQLMARRLRQVNRRLRLREADSTARVVDILLFLADGQGTTGEGGLKIPNLPHRELSSLSGLARETVTRVLSKLEKKELIRRDRDVMWIPNLEVLDNMLL; translated from the coding sequence ATGGTAAGTCGATACAACTCCCGTGATTTGCAAGCGAAGCAGGATTTAATTCGTTCCTCTTCGTTTTTTGAGGGTATTAATACGGGGACCGTGGAGCGAGTCACGGCCCATGTTGTGCTGCGCAACCATGAGGCCAACCAGGTTATTCTGCTGGAGAATGATTGGGGAAACTCGGTCTATTTTATTTTGGAAGGCTGGGTCAAGATTAGAACCCATAACTTAGACGGCAAGGAAATCACCCTCAATATTTTGGGCCAGGGGGAACTGTTTGGGGAAATGGCTCCCCTGGATGAGGTGCCCCGATCGACGGATGTGATGACCCTGGTGCCCACCATTATCGGCAATATGCCATCCCAAGATTTTGTCGATTTGATCCATTCTGAACCCCTGGCCGGGATCCGCTTGGCCCAGCTCATGGCCCGACGACTGCGCCAGGTCAATCGACGGCTACGACTGCGGGAAGCGGACAGTACGGCACGGGTGGTGGATATTCTCCTGTTTCTGGCGGACGGTCAGGGGACCACGGGGGAAGGGGGTCTCAAAATCCCCAACTTGCCCCACCGGGAGTTGAGCAGCCTCAGCGGTCTAGCACGGGAGACCGTCACACGGGTGTTGAGCAAGTTAGAGAAAAAAGAATTGATTCGCCGCGATCGGGATGTCATGTGGATTCCGAATCTTGAGGTTCTGGATAATATGCTGCTGTAA
- the cobT gene encoding nicotinate mononucleotide-dependent phosphoribosyltransferase CobT has protein sequence MAFAPTPVSHPSSLPHPTLPLKIHGHLRRGADWLGRFQGRSARFACVFGFTDTGLLPGISAAGATPDDRRYTALADAEFLHQGMTSPGRPCYPLPPLQAGLSPTLITRALWERHRWPCYLFNAGLPLPPSVPLIDLQGQPARCLSQGHALDKPLVQHLWHQGQRWGEILADGLGDGYVMLGECVVGGTTTALGILTGLGIAAAGRVNSSHATCNHDQKAAIVAQGLGRSGLCWGAAAPPVDPLDLVAAVGDPMQIVVAAMALVISRRGGVLLAGGTQMLAVYGLAVALADTYGQDWTPDNVVVGTTRWVVEDPTGDTLGLAQALGQRWGEGLMPSVVTTQLSFAESRCGGLRWYEQGFVKEGVGAGASAIAASLGSQWQQSQLLAEIEGFVDRYGHWRQGF, from the coding sequence ATGGCCTTTGCTCCCACCCCTGTCTCCCATCCCAGCTCCTTACCCCACCCCACCCTGCCCCTGAAGATTCATGGCCACCTGCGCCGGGGTGCAGATTGGTTAGGGCGGTTTCAGGGGCGATCGGCCCGGTTCGCCTGTGTCTTTGGCTTTACGGACACCGGCCTGCTGCCAGGGATTTCGGCGGCGGGAGCTACCCCCGACGATCGCCGCTATACGGCCCTAGCCGATGCCGAGTTTCTCCACCAAGGCATGACCAGCCCTGGCCGTCCCTGCTATCCCCTGCCCCCCCTTCAGGCGGGACTCTCCCCCACCCTGATCACCCGCGCCCTCTGGGAACGCCACCGTTGGCCCTGCTACCTCTTTAATGCGGGGTTACCGCTGCCTCCCTCCGTGCCCCTCATTGATTTGCAGGGACAACCAGCCCGTTGCCTCAGCCAAGGCCACGCCTTAGACAAACCCCTAGTGCAACACCTGTGGCACCAGGGCCAGCGCTGGGGCGAGATCCTGGCCGATGGTTTGGGGGATGGTTATGTGATGTTGGGGGAATGTGTGGTGGGGGGCACCACCACGGCCCTGGGGATTTTGACGGGGTTGGGCATTGCGGCGGCGGGCCGGGTCAATAGCAGCCATGCCACCTGTAACCATGACCAAAAGGCGGCGATCGTGGCCCAAGGTTTAGGACGATCGGGCCTGTGCTGGGGAGCCGCTGCCCCGCCCGTTGACCCCCTGGATCTGGTGGCGGCGGTGGGGGATCCCATGCAAATTGTGGTAGCAGCCATGGCCCTGGTCATCAGTCGGCGAGGGGGCGTGCTGCTGGCGGGGGGAACCCAAATGTTGGCGGTGTATGGCTTGGCTGTTGCCTTGGCGGACACCTATGGCCAAGACTGGACACCGGACAATGTGGTGGTGGGCACCACGCGCTGGGTGGTGGAGGATCCCACCGGCGACACCCTTGGCTTAGCCCAAGCCCTCGGTCAGCGCTGGGGTGAAGGGTTGATGCCCAGCGTGGTGACCACCCAACTCAGTTTTGCCGAGTCCCGCTGTGGGGGGTTGCGTTGGTATGAGCAGGGCTTTGTGAAAGAAGGGGTGGGGGCCGGAGCCAGTGCCATTGCTGCATCCCTGGGATCCCAGTGGCAACAGTCCCAGTTATTGGCGGAAATTGAGGGGTTTGTCGATCGCTACGGCCACTGGCGACAAGGATTTTAG
- a CDS encoding DUF3450 domain-containing protein: MTPHSDQIQTLLAEIDRVLSKASPRLPFFASSELTQQRQALEHLRHYLGTLATEIRNQGTISGTIDPNGPPVALSSLTVSPESLAQATSPEAALALTQENLQHFAQDLQQLRRSLIQPIQAEMGQLHAQREELLQEVRQLERQRQQYSLTQQRASQEQLMHEFLQRLMERIQERLSQQVSQTLASLNATGLPVSPLPGQAPQGQGLASGFNDSYPTTAPLLVDNPSLPPLHPAQRYEQIQQLQSQTDQMMVGLDSTLRVFAEALQQNIQSYQASLVDSLERMHNLGQRGEAVFSDLVGRLANQLGDETLAYLQDTGHLPASPPSLPPVSPVPPPATAATPVAPRPPDPVRGQSSGAATGVPLRSPSVPATPSKAPAPPPPRSSSPASKPSEAALKLPYPGGELLANSGVADRGVANRGVADRGVANSGVANSGVANRGVVPATGNSSSDLPELDLSDLDLNDLDWQDEELGFDPLAELDDAPNPFPSVQSMAVLMPTESEVTSSDPGTWDSGDPLSPSIEDGDSVSEELDAFYTSLFGDDETPPEAGVQEFFGAFEAPEPRGAIARPSIAVMGTDLTDLGDASSLAPNQGGRGAISDVTGGATGDATGGATGDAIPELLTAPTPEPTAQSITATDPDLDDAIGEITLPDAIAAIDQALAAQPPDLPPVSAADMVLPEPMSLSAFPSADPIPGVDSIAAAAVAAAATAYAAAADDDIFSDAFAPEFLAPTPSGDPSDSLAADWFGDENADLDLPDLTDDDFTATEAEVHPDPEVLDIALLEEEDFLSPPGARATPPPLVQIPAQLDQSRQIEQTRLQPPPPEPAALPPAAVTATGPDPRQNPLLSDLAGVFDGDGSETSLEDGEGDTDPGLPEENTGESTGESTGESTGESTGDNTLDLFFGSQEDPAPEPELAPLNLEQWGDLEAETQISVIDLGLSPADPMPGAVPTPPLKTPLRQAQDGEGEDEDTKPVLDDLLSTIDKAEDPTGTRSTVDRYPNEADTPLPPIEDTIAVLTDLLGIEPVSPRSIRPTSPISPTAMEFGQVEETYLLASPDERLLVSDDTDLSLDPELQLEAETLQQLSEDLSNLEEDFADVGVDYGAIADVALDGVALDGVALDGAALDDAALDDESDALGPHDEPDLLALDLDLDTDETLSSLSVRGIPSSAGLDPGTRTLPTAALFAADLDRVNRDRPETPGEGYQTIEVSAEAAPDQDGDGGVSLPQPPSATDPDSLPVTSLGTPPATSLALGSLASADPEETLAALGQDWGTAANGMGGDGDDGTDNGTDDGTDDDLLLPDLALEPNTVEGLFSDLDQSASGVATNVDLSLGELGTLGDLAALGDPILLSLKSEGDPTAKPTDASTDASTDDSTDDSTDDLSLEGWGNLGVDVKLDDGELDPKKKRPSSPP, translated from the coding sequence GTGACTCCCCACAGTGATCAAATCCAAACGCTCCTCGCTGAAATTGACCGGGTGCTCAGCAAGGCTAGCCCTCGGCTACCCTTTTTTGCGTCCAGCGAGTTGACCCAACAGCGGCAGGCGTTGGAGCATTTGCGACACTACTTAGGAACCTTGGCCACGGAAATCCGCAATCAGGGAACCATTAGCGGCACGATCGATCCCAATGGACCCCCCGTTGCCCTCAGCAGCCTCACGGTGTCCCCGGAGAGCTTGGCCCAGGCCACTAGCCCGGAAGCAGCCCTGGCGCTGACCCAGGAAAACCTGCAACACTTTGCCCAAGATTTGCAACAGTTGCGCCGCAGTTTGATCCAACCAATCCAGGCAGAAATGGGCCAACTCCATGCCCAGCGGGAGGAATTGCTCCAGGAAGTGCGCCAACTGGAACGGCAACGGCAGCAATATAGCTTGACCCAGCAACGGGCTAGCCAAGAGCAGTTGATGCATGAGTTCTTGCAGCGCTTGATGGAACGGATCCAGGAGCGCCTTAGCCAGCAGGTGAGTCAGACCTTGGCCAGCCTCAATGCCACGGGTCTACCGGTCTCCCCCTTGCCGGGACAGGCTCCCCAGGGCCAGGGTTTAGCCAGCGGTTTTAACGACAGCTACCCCACCACCGCCCCGTTGTTGGTGGATAACCCCAGCCTTCCCCCCCTCCATCCGGCCCAGCGCTACGAACAAATTCAGCAGTTGCAGAGCCAAACCGATCAAATGATGGTGGGGCTGGATTCGACCCTGCGGGTGTTTGCGGAAGCCTTACAACAAAATATCCAAAGCTACCAAGCCTCCCTGGTGGACAGTTTGGAACGGATGCACAATTTGGGCCAGCGGGGCGAAGCCGTTTTCAGCGACCTGGTGGGACGCTTGGCTAATCAACTGGGGGATGAGACTTTGGCCTACCTCCAGGACACGGGCCATTTGCCTGCTTCACCCCCGTCGTTACCCCCCGTCTCCCCAGTTCCCCCTCCCGCCACTGCTGCCACCCCCGTTGCCCCTCGCCCCCCTGATCCGGTTAGGGGGCAATCTTCGGGGGCGGCTACGGGGGTTCCACTGCGATCGCCCTCCGTTCCGGCTACCCCCTCCAAGGCTCCTGCCCCACCCCCGCCTCGATCGTCGTCCCCAGCCAGCAAACCCAGCGAGGCTGCTTTAAAGCTCCCCTATCCAGGGGGGGAATTGTTGGCGAACAGTGGTGTGGCGGACAGGGGTGTGGCGAACAGGGGTGTGGCGGATAGGGGTGTGGCGAACAGTGGTGTGGCGAACAGTGGTGTGGCGAACAGGGGTGTGGTCCCGGCCACGGGCAACTCCAGCAGTGATCTGCCGGAACTGGACTTGTCGGATTTGGATCTGAACGATTTGGACTGGCAAGACGAGGAGTTGGGCTTTGATCCCCTGGCGGAGTTGGACGATGCTCCCAACCCATTCCCCAGTGTCCAATCCATGGCGGTTCTGATGCCGACGGAATCCGAGGTCACGTCCTCGGACCCAGGCACCTGGGACAGTGGCGATCCCCTCAGTCCGTCGATCGAGGACGGGGATTCCGTCAGCGAAGAACTGGATGCCTTTTACACCAGCTTGTTTGGGGATGATGAAACTCCCCCAGAAGCCGGGGTTCAAGAATTTTTTGGAGCTTTTGAAGCCCCTGAACCCCGTGGGGCGATCGCCCGCCCCTCCATTGCAGTGATGGGGACAGATTTAACAGATTTAGGGGATGCTAGCTCTTTAGCCCCCAATCAAGGCGGTCGTGGTGCCATTAGTGACGTAACAGGTGGCGCAACAGGTGACGCAACAGGTGGCGCAACAGGTGACGCTATACCAGAACTCCTTACTGCCCCAACCCCAGAACCAACAGCCCAATCCATCACTGCCACTGATCCAGATCTCGATGACGCGATCGGCGAGATTACCTTGCCTGATGCCATTGCGGCGATCGATCAGGCTCTGGCCGCACAACCTCCCGATCTGCCTCCGGTCTCTGCCGCCGACATGGTGTTGCCGGAACCCATGAGCCTATCTGCCTTCCCTTCGGCAGACCCGATTCCCGGTGTTGATTCGATCGCCGCCGCTGCCGTTGCCGCCGCCGCTACTGCCTATGCCGCCGCTGCCGACGATGATATTTTCAGCGATGCTTTTGCCCCTGAGTTCCTGGCACCAACCCCCAGCGGCGACCCCAGCGACTCCTTGGCTGCAGACTGGTTTGGGGACGAGAACGCCGATCTGGATCTGCCTGACCTGACCGATGATGATTTCACCGCGACGGAGGCGGAGGTTCACCCCGACCCAGAGGTGCTGGACATTGCACTGCTGGAGGAAGAGGATTTCCTGTCGCCCCCTGGAGCCAGGGCCACGCCCCCACCCCTCGTCCAAATTCCGGCCCAACTGGATCAGAGTCGTCAGATAGAGCAGACCCGTCTCCAACCCCCGCCCCCAGAACCAGCGGCTCTCCCCCCCGCCGCCGTTACGGCTACTGGCCCAGATCCCCGCCAGAACCCTCTCCTTAGCGATCTAGCCGGGGTGTTTGATGGTGATGGCTCCGAAACCTCCCTTGAGGATGGGGAAGGGGATACGGATCCGGGTCTTCCAGAGGAAAATACCGGCGAAAGTACCGGCGAAAGTACCGGCGAAAGTACCGGCGAAAGTACCGGCGACAATACCTTAGATCTCTTTTTTGGATCCCAGGAAGACCCAGCACCGGAGCCAGAGCTTGCCCCCTTAAACCTGGAGCAATGGGGGGACTTGGAAGCAGAAACCCAGATCAGCGTCATCGATCTAGGGCTTTCCCCGGCGGATCCCATGCCTGGTGCTGTCCCCACTCCACCCCTAAAGACCCCGTTGCGGCAGGCTCAGGATGGGGAAGGGGAAGATGAGGACACCAAGCCGGTTTTAGATGATCTGCTGTCCACGATCGACAAGGCGGAGGATCCCACCGGTACCCGCTCCACGGTCGATCGCTATCCCAATGAGGCGGACACCCCACTCCCGCCGATCGAAGACACCATTGCTGTCCTGACGGATCTGTTGGGCATTGAGCCGGTGTCCCCCCGATCGATCCGTCCCACCTCCCCCATTTCCCCCACGGCCATGGAATTTGGTCAGGTGGAAGAAACCTATCTGCTGGCTTCCCCCGATGAGCGGTTGCTGGTGAGCGACGATACGGATTTGAGCCTGGATCCGGAATTGCAACTGGAGGCGGAAACCTTGCAGCAACTGAGCGAGGATCTGTCGAACCTAGAAGAAGATTTTGCTGATGTCGGTGTGGACTACGGTGCGATCGCCGATGTAGCCCTAGATGGCGTAGCCCTGGATGGCGTAGCCCTAGATGGCGCAGCCCTAGACGATGCAGCCCTAGACGATGAGTCCGATGCCCTGGGTCCCCATGATGAACCGGATTTGCTGGCCCTGGATTTGGATTTGGATACCGATGAAACCCTGTCATCGCTTTCTGTGCGGGGCATTCCCTCCAGTGCGGGCCTTGACCCCGGTACCCGCACCTTGCCCACAGCCGCTCTATTTGCCGCTGATTTAGATCGGGTTAATCGCGATCGGCCCGAGACCCCAGGGGAGGGTTATCAAACCATTGAGGTGTCGGCAGAGGCGGCTCCGGATCAAGATGGCGATGGGGGGGTCAGCCTTCCCCAACCTCCCAGTGCCACCGATCCAGACAGTCTGCCCGTCACCTCCCTGGGCACGCCCCCCGCCACGTCCTTGGCCCTAGGCTCCCTGGCCTCGGCAGACCCAGAGGAAACCTTGGCAGCTTTGGGACAAGACTGGGGCACAGCGGCAAATGGGATGGGAGGTGACGGCGACGACGGAACGGATAACGGAACGGACGACGGAACGGACGACGATCTACTGCTGCCGGACTTAGCCCTAGAACCCAACACCGTTGAGGGTCTCTTTTCAGACCTAGATCAATCTGCTTCTGGTGTCGCGACCAATGTGGATTTAAGTTTGGGGGAACTGGGCACCTTGGGGGATCTGGCAGCTCTGGGGGATCCGATCCTGCTGTCCCTGAAATCTGAAGGCGATCCAACGGCTAAGCCAACGGATGCTTCAACGGATGCTTCAACGGACGATTCAACGGACGATTCAACGGATGATCTAAGCCTGGAGGGTTGGGGCAATCTGGGGGTGGATGTAAAGTTGGATGATGGGGAGTTAGATCCTAAAAAAAAAAGACCATCGTCCCCCCCCTGA
- a CDS encoding DUF2232 domain-containing protein, which produces MQPDWDSWVDGELTSPAPIVPGPVAPTAPTAPTAPLPPRSAPPLAMVETAFLSSTACLLWLVNYYFPLGPLLRLGFPLPIALVYLRWGKRGAWMAALVSSLLLSVLMGPTRSLLFLMPFGLLGVLLGSCWRRGLPWSISIGLGTLLSSIGFFFRIWFTSLLLGDDLWVYVTVQVTEMLQWLFLRLGLLVQPELLWVQGFALVLIVVNSVMYLFTVHLLAFLLLERVGSPIPPPPQWVQALVDMDG; this is translated from the coding sequence CTGCAGCCCGACTGGGATTCCTGGGTCGATGGGGAACTCACCTCCCCGGCCCCGATCGTCCCTGGGCCAGTTGCCCCCACTGCCCCCACTGCCCCCACTGCCCCCTTGCCACCGCGATCGGCCCCCCCCTTGGCCATGGTGGAAACGGCCTTTCTCTCCAGCACCGCCTGCCTATTGTGGCTGGTGAACTATTACTTCCCCCTGGGTCCCCTGTTGCGCCTGGGATTCCCCTTGCCCATTGCCCTGGTCTACCTGCGCTGGGGCAAACGGGGCGCGTGGATGGCAGCATTGGTCTCCAGCCTCCTGCTGTCGGTATTGATGGGACCCACCCGCAGCCTGTTGTTTTTAATGCCCTTTGGCTTATTGGGGGTGTTGTTGGGATCCTGTTGGCGGCGGGGGTTGCCGTGGTCCATCTCCATTGGCCTGGGCACCCTCCTCAGTAGCATTGGCTTTTTCTTCCGCATTTGGTTTACATCCCTGCTGTTGGGGGATGATTTATGGGTCTATGTCACGGTGCAAGTGACGGAAATGCTGCAATGGCTTTTCCTGCGCCTGGGACTGTTGGTGCAGCCGGAACTCCTGTGGGTGCAAGGGTTTGCGTTAGTGCTGATTGTCGTCAACAGTGTAATGTATCTGTTCACGGTGCATTTACTGGCCTTTTTGCTACTGGAACGGGTCGGTAGCCCCATTCCCCCCCCACCCCAATGGGTACAGGCATTAGTGGACATGGATGGCTGA